Genomic DNA from Pleurodeles waltl isolate 20211129_DDA chromosome 1_2, aPleWal1.hap1.20221129, whole genome shotgun sequence:
GAAGAAACTTGTAAAACAGTTGGGCGGCTTTATAGGAGCGCTCCTCGGTATAGCTCTACCTTTAATTACAAAACTCCTCACCGGGAACTTTATGTATTATGCCCAAAAGATGTACCTGGTACCGTGTCAACAAATGGAGCAGGTGGGTCTTTCCACGGGTGACGTTTGGGatatatgaaaaaatgaaacactacacataGATGCAGAAATTAAAAACGTTTTAAACAGGACAGATTTAAAACATTACGACAAAGCTGATCTTTACTCCAGAGCTCTTCAATACTTCCTACAAACATGTAAGCAATGGACATctgaaaaaaaacatgactctTCATTCCCATGACTCGGATTTGACACCCCCAGCCCACACAACTCTTCAGGATCAACAGCACCAACAGCCATAAAGCCCAACACACCCATCCTCAGAtgtctttgttgaagaactttgAAAAAATGTAAGTCGAGGTACAGAGGTGCAGTGAAAATGTTACTAAGTGCAATggctgcttctaaagatctaacGTCTTGGAATGACCggggtgaattcctctacaaagggcaACTAATTGTTGGTTCTCATATGTATGAcctcatcaaaggtttcacacatcCCAAAGCCCTACCGCTCTAGAAAGTGCCTACAGGATGGGACCTGTTTCTACAAGCCGCTGCAGAACTCAACGTTCCTTCCACCCTTGTTGGAAATACCGAACACCGTAagctgcttgaaagtttgaaagatcctactTACAGCCCCCCAAGTATACCATCAGCGTTTGTTTTGAAACCAATGTCTACCCCACAAATATCCCCCTCATGGGGCACTGCACCCCTACCTCTGGGAGCTAAAACgttgttgtaaaaaaataaattgtggttaaatgtgtgatacttgtgatcctctgtattttgttttacaatgtctgtgtgtatagttttacaaaTGTTAATATATTGATTGCTTTTCTTTCAGCATTTATTTTCATTAGTATGTTTGGATACTTATtgtttgtgctgaaattatgtgtaataaacactttttaacagtTTCATCATTCTTATGTcatattttacctttttttttatgtgtgtcttggcagttgaatctaaatgtatggtCCAGTATTGAGCTTAAATTTTTTTGTTGTAGACATTTAACGTTACACGCACATAtgcattacaaggccttacacttttgacaaatggCGTATTCTGTTTGAACAGAGAGTGATGTAGCTCActcattttcttttacatatttcacaacaatactatCATTGTTTATTAGATTGTttgaatacaaatttagaaaatttctaaccatcataccctcagacattttactaataaaatatatacagtgctccccacatgtgatggctagaggatcTTGCACCTGCATCTTGTTATACTCAACCCTAACAGCAGCTTTGTTTAGATACTTGAATACATGTTGTGTGTAGATGCTATGCTCAGGGAAATCCGCTGAACTGccaaacactgtaaccttgttgTTATCCAAAGACATTCTcacccagtgtgttccacccttgtaatgtggatctgtgttaaagactagcAATCAAGGTTTTTCTATGCCCATTTCCTTGGGTAGCCCATcgcttgggaaaacatctaaaaagtatttcttcacATATTTATGTCTGCTTAAGAACTCACATATCTGTACAGTGTCCATTGCACAATGCTTTAAAGATAGTCAAAGATACTCTGCCGGGCGTGGTTCACTTCAATGACACTGTCAAACACCGCAAATACAACTGTGTTCTCATTGGTAGCCAGAGGTTGACTAAAACgtgtttcagcttttagatttccattttttatCAGATTATAGTGATCCCCGTCTTCCATGTCGGGCGTCAGATCAAAACCAAAAAGGGTGTAACCTGCCCCATACCCTTCTCTTGATACGACGACTCCCGAGTCTCTCTGATGTTTTCTTGTTATCAAAACCAGGCAGAcatattccctgataaaattagatGTTCCAAAACTCGGCGTGTACGGCTTTGCAGGAATCACACCCTCATGTAGCAGCGCCACGTAgttgatgttgtagtgtttgaaattgaaagggtttgaggtatacaACCCACTAAAAGCTgtgttgtccacaaaccctatgataataAGCTTTGGTAGTTGACCCAGACATAAATTTTGCTGTTGGATTAAGCGGGTACCTGTGagtatgctgaatatcttcagagccactctttccacGGCATACTTGGCATTTGATAGCTGTAGggcctctgcatgagccagtctggtGCTTGGTGACACTTTCATTCTCTTTACTAACAAACTGGTGGAGAATATAACAAGTTTATACTGTTCCACATCACCACTGATGAAacagaatgagtccttgttgcGGGTTAGTTTGATGTTAAGATTGATACCATTGACTAGTAGCttatcttggtagaaaaggtctgaatgtatgtgtcctaggaggtcaaactgcctactgtcGGCTGCAATgtttgctctttttacaaaaccatGATTGTGCCCATCCAATGCTGTATCTTCAAAATGACCATAAGTATCTTTGTAGATGAGTCCTGCTGAAAGCTGAGTGTCCAGGGCATCACGGCTGTAATTCACAATACTCTCAATGTATGCCCTATACACgcacatgttatcactctgtgtaaTAAGTCGATCCCCGAGGGTGATGTCcatctgattaaacatggttgctatgGGATAAGCGATCTTCGCCACTTTAGCGCCGTTCTCTATGTTGGAACCATCcacttttacaattttacagatgaggtgtagtagcgtattgttgagatccagatgcatatctgtggaccctgacacataaaactctattggcACCAAAGGCGTTAAAGCCGCTAACGgtgatacctccatgaaaaaacttTTTTCGATGCTAGCCTGCGTGGGTTTTACGGAAAACTGGTTTAACTCCGATTTAgtgcattcacccgatgcacagtgtacgaaggccatgtttgcacagttttcagtttaaaaaaaatatttacattggcatcccttctcttcctcttcttcgtaacTCTCTTCCTACTTACGGATATTCGTTTGTGAGCAATTTTTGAAGAACAGTGTCTTTTTTATAGGGGCCTGGTGGATCCCTGCTTTGAAACATCACGCTTCCTTTTAACGCGTGTGCGAGACTTGTACAACAAACCCACTCCTTCTTGAGACTGTTTATTCATACGTTCGACAAACACAGATGTCATGGAACCCACAACGTCCTGAGCAATGTTCATAGCCACCGCTTTGATGTGCGGTTTTGCAATTTCATTTCCTCTTCTAAAGAAcggcatagctcttctaaacaaactacagaaaaaaaaaactggccccgtacataacaggggccccttgaaagtatggTGGTAGGGCTCCATATccagcctggtttctgtaataatctCTATACAAAGAGGGGTCGCGGTATGCTTTCATAATCACCATTATGACTCATTAATAGTCGCTGTTGCGTCGCGGTCTTagatgaagcttaacaataactttcccgtatttaaaggacaCCGGATCAGCCTGATTGTCATATATCATGATCGTaatggtgtcaaaatgttttttagaaactgGCACGTAGTCGggtttgttgtattgtatattaacagttgtgttattttcaccctgcacCTGGACGCATCTTAGCAACggtgaataactatcccctatcctctgtgATTCTACGATGTTGCTATACATGTAGATTGTATAGAAACCGCTGTTAACGGTTATGACTGGTCCGGTTCTGTTTGACTTCAGTTATGTTGTACTGTCcctaaaacccttcttaatttaccTAAACAGTTAAACACTGTATCACAATTTGGAGCTTTAAGAATTACCTTCCGTTTAACGTTATCTACCACTAGATGAATATTCGTATAAGTTTCAATGttgcctatagatttgttgataGCGTCGACCACCGAGGCAATGGTTTGGTAATAGCCTTGAGGAAATCCTGCGTGGATGTTCAAAGGGTCCTGCTCACGCTTTATATTAAATTTGGCATCGAGCACTGAAAAAGTATTCCATGTTTGGGGGTATTGGATCTCAGTTAGGGCAACCTCCCAATCCCATTTCAGGTCTAcgggtttagccaatttcactgtataattagaaatttgattgtcagggaacatgtcctttgaggcgCTGGACGGCAGCGTAATATAaaatggggatgtctccatcttggTGTCTACAACAACACACTgtcgtactcacacaacctgcacataactggccaacacccaactgttaaatttctcaggcaACCCTCACCATTTGACAAAAACCTGTTGGTTAGCACcgctacctttccttttcagaatcttttcaaccctataCACCCGGTGTGGATCGTTAGGCAcgttctgtagctcctccttgtaaaagacgACCAACACCTTTTACCCAACATAgtcctttagcctgtaaatatatacatcttCTTTAagttccacactttccactatacaTATCTCgtcactaaaagtctgttggtaaccCTTCGTAAAGATTCCTTTTAAGcttgaaaccctaacatggtctCCATCTTTTAAAAGCGGCTTCTTTACACCTGCGGCCATCCGGTTCCCGTACACTGTTCTCCACACCTTTAACGAGTTATCTGATGTTACATTTACGGGTGCctttttgatggttctgtggtaagtggcATTATAAACGTCTatgaaagcctgtagaacatccacatatCGGTAAGTCTTATAGACCgtaaaatatctccacatcttagactttaagaTGCTGTTAAAACGTTTTATAACGGCAGCTTTTACCTCAGTGTACATTACAAAATGCTTAACATtgttctgttttagtaatttctgaaacgttctgtttaaaaactcttttccagcatctgtttgtagtttttgcggtgtttgtcctttccagaagatgGTTTTAAAGGCGTCAGTCACACTTCTCCCACTTTTATTGAATAAGGCTTCTGTGTACTTAGataagacatctatgacagcttatATATATCAAGCACTGTTATTgtgttttgctaaatcttgaagactgattatgtctgccTGCCATTGACAATCTATTTGAGCATTAACGATTGTAGGTCTTCTCTCAAATTGCTTCCGGGCGGGCttatggagtgaatacgcctcttcgcCAGATGACCACGTCTTCACCTGGGCTCTATTTACCGGCTCATTTTCAACTAAAGCTCTTCTAAACAGTGCTTCGGTAACCCCGCAACTACCAAAACCACTTGtattgtaataaagcttccttTACCCTTCGCCCTTGACATGTTACCAGCTGTTAGAAGTCATGAAATGAAAGTCAAATTTTTTTTGTGAGGCCATTTTATTAAAGATAAAGAATATCAGCACAGCATAAACAcaacatactttacagtttctagcTATTGGTCTTAAGGGCGGGCATTACCTTACAACATGTTGACTTTTCACTATGCGTACATAGTATGACACATGCTACATGTATTACTAGTCCCCCGCCACTACTCGGCCTCAGCGTCTCCCGTTTTGCTAAGTTTATAGATACACACTTTATAGCTCTAGACACgacttccctctcacccctcctataactttgtacattCAGGATACTGATAGCATTCATAAGCTTGTACAGCTCTAGACCTAACAATACAAAAAACCCTTATCTGTGAAATAATCATAGGTCAGAAGCTCCAAAGCTGTGCGTAACGCGGTCGTCAGCAAACGTCTTAACTCACACGTACACCCTTTGTACAAGCTCCAGTATTTATCCGTTGTAGGCATCCACACGTTGATACACCATCTGGATATACATTCAGGAATGTCGCACAGCCCCGTAGCTGACAGTTCAGAAATGTTCAGATACTGTAGAGTTACGGGGagcatttcagctattctttctttaagcttcacatataccattctggcaatgcatatgtatcccgggtgtaactcatagacatcttgcacgtGACACTCTGATTattgtcctaaaagtgagtaagtgtgtagtgttaaataacacagttatggccCGCTACCCtcaacctctgtattttttaaaacaacttttgtgGGACTGAAGTccccattcttctatttttataataaatatcacacattcgtctttctatgaaCCCTTCTATCAATCTTTTTTAAAAATAGGTACACATTCCCTGCatacgttcgagttttgagcagggctcgccCGCGTATTGGATCTCATTGACCGCTACTGCCTTACTCATATCAGCTTGGACATATTTCTTCACAGCAgacaacccgtacaccacccttaacaacttatatactttGTGCGGGTCTAACTTGCTACATATGAGTCAGATTATTCTTGCTgtgtacgactcgtatagacaCTTGTGAGCCTCCTTCTGGGGTTCGTTCATTTTATGCCCATAACAGAGGTTATAATAGTCATGTTTAACACATGTGCTCACAACTGTCACCGCAAAACCATTAACAGGCCCTATGGTGTCATACGGTACGCCCTgagttttcttttcaaaatctgtgcaattgtaggtgcaaacacatttcttatgtgGCTCTTTCTTCTGGCTTTTAATACTTTCACACTTCTGGAACAgaataagcagtaaaaatgtatgttGCTAACCTTTGGTGCAGACCCCTCTAGCGCATCTCTTTTTGTGGATgctttctacggttcaaacagaaagaaaaagacaaactattagttaaaagtatgatatcagcgtatacacgataattgtctatagagtttttttttttactaacgtcagcattttcgctacactcagtggctgctctgaaatcttgcgagtcgcataggtccattggtgtCTAAGCGGCGTCGGAGGTTACACTTGCCAGCTTTACAACGACTGCCtcaggatcagggtcctcctgaaagcccatatcttcataaaccggcaaatttggtggtgctataccttcttcatcatcttcagtgttgaTGAAATTGATTCCCTCATTTAATTCATGTTTTGAGGCTTTACTGCCACTGCTGTCAACCTTAAAAGGGAATATCAGTTGCGgaaaatccttgaggctgagcttttcaagccgatggcaaagttcctcttaaAATCCGGTAACGTcagaacccccatctttaggggcagcaGGCTGTGAATTCTATTCCAACACCAAAGGTGTTAGGGTcctataatatctattgatagtgttctggaCAACTAAGAAGGTGGCTTTTCTGGTGAGAGGATTGTATCGCTTCATAATGCCCtgacaacctatttcagcaatGGCTCACAGTTTGGCACGCGGGTCTAGCCGTctccttatatgtattcaatgGTTCAAAAAGAGGGTACTCCTATACAACACATCgcggtcacatgctctccttgatggctctgatacATTAAGGGGCTACATGTAACGCTAATCATGTGTCATGACctttgcaacatttgcccagcccctctttttcgACTAGctaacagtgtggaggtttggccttacatttccCGTGCTCCGCCTTGTGAGGGGGCACTGACGCAGTCAAGTCCTGAATGcttgacatgtccagacttgtatTCTTAGGTGCATAGACAGGGTTCACACCAACAGGGCCCCCATTTTACACAACCCCATAGACCCAGACACAGGGGCTAGGatcctggcacatgactaacatgtgaccccatgatgtcacaacccatatGACACCCCTACACCTACGTCATTTCTGGGACGGGCCCTCAGGGGGACCGGAAGTCCCAGTAATGGATGTGACGTCATTTCAGAGGGAGCGCGACAACTGTCACTTtctagtttgatgaggaaaggtatcccccattctactactgtgatcggTTCTCTAGGCAGTCTGGGTTCATCAGAGTAGTTTCTGAATGTATGAAAAACTTACTGGCACTAAGTGTTATCTTGCTCATACTTCCAGAGAACTGACATAGTGAAACTTGTTGCAACAGCTTTTACATTATCAGCATCATGCTCCTCGCAGGCTAAGAAATATCTTACATTTATATCCCAATAAATTCCACTAGTGTTAGTTGAAGGACCCTGCTCCAAATAAAAACAAGAGTAGAACTCACCCACAAAACACTTTGGCCCACATGTAtacatttttgtcctgcatttgcgtcatttttttagacaaaagaggcgcaaacttacaaaatacaattttattgtgtgcttgcgccgcttttgcataaagaaattacgcaaatgcagcgcaaaaaatatataaatattgacCTTTATGCCTTTAGAGAAtataggattttattttttttaaatgcagagcgTAAACAAAATAATTACAGTAAGCAAAAAAATATCAGCGATATATCCTTCTGACGTCGATAAAtgaagtaccattgagttgggtaataaTGATACAGGTTATGTGCAATCGTATAAAAAAAAAACGACAAGAAATTCGTCAGCAAGTACGTgaacacaaataataataattgctAGTCATACTATTATTATGGGCTATTAAGAATGCGCGTTTCCAATCCCTAGACAACGGAGGCAAGTGAATCGTCTCTAAACAAAGATAAGATCGAGAACAAAACGTAGCAGTTTTATCTGCAAGCGTTGTCATGGGAAATAAATCACAAAGTTAACTGCACTTACGGTTCCCACTTCAAAGTATGTCTCCTCCTCCACTGTTATTAAATAATTTATGGCAAAGGAGAGCCTCACGAGACGAAGACTTCTTTCAATGGGGAGTGGGGCGCGTACACAGCCGCAGAAGTACTTAAGCGAGTAAAATGCTCGCGTGCTCTTTCGTGAGGACGTTCTTCCATCTGCTTCATAGCAACTTATGGATTGTGTGGGCGAGAAGTACAGGTGTGATGTTTACTGTAGTATGCCAGTACTCTATCCAGCAACACACTGGTGAAAGTAACAGGATGGAATAAATAAATCAGAGGGaaacctgcattttttttttatataccagAAGCAACGACTTACTCTCTAGCAGTCCTCTCTCTGAGTTACAGTAATTGTAGAATATGATGCAGCCACTGAGCTCCTACTTCTCTTTCACTTTTTATTTAATCTTTCTACTTTATCAGGTCAATATTTCCGAAGATGCTCACAAAAGCAGGGCACATT
This window encodes:
- the LOC138255777 gene encoding uncharacterized protein F54H12.2-like, which encodes MAFVHCASGECTKSELNQFSVKPTQASIEKSFFMEVSPLAALTPLVPIEFYVSGSTDMHLDLNNTLLHLICKIVKVDGSNIENGAKVAKIAYPIATMFNQMDITLGDRLITQSDNMCVYRAYIESIVNYSRDALDTQLSAGLIYKDTYGHFEDTALDGHNHGFVKRANIAADSRQFDLLGHIHSDLFYQDKLLVNGINLNIKLTRNKDSFCFISGDVEQYKLVIFSTSLLVKRMKVSPSTRLAHAEALQLSNAKYAVERVALKIFSILTGTRLIQQQNLCLGQLPKLIIIGFVDNTAFSGLYTSNPFNFKHYNINYVALLHEGVIPAKPYTPSFGTSNFIREYVCLVLITRKHQRDSGVVVSREGYGAGYTLFGFDLTPDMEDGDHYNLIKNGNLKAETRFSQPLATNENTVVFAVFDSVIEVNHARQSIFDYL